From Catharus ustulatus isolate bCatUst1 chromosome 6, bCatUst1.pri.v2, whole genome shotgun sequence, a single genomic window includes:
- the TIMM9 gene encoding mitochondrial import inner membrane translocase subunit Tim9, translating into MAGQISEADQIKQFKEFLGTYNKLTENCFVDCIKDFTSRDVKPEEITCSENCLQKYLKMTQRISMRFQEYHIQQNEALAAKAGLLSQPR; encoded by the exons ATGGCTGGACAAATATCAGAGGCTGATCAGATCAAGCAG ttcaAGGAGTTCCTTGGCACATACAATAAACTTACAGAAAATTGCTTTGTGGATTGCATAAAGGATTTCACCAGCAGAGATGTGAAACCAGAAGAG ATAACTTGCTCAGAAAACTGCCTGCAGAAGTACCTAAAGATGACCCAGAGGATCTCCATGAGATTCCAGGAGTACCACATCCAGCAGAACGAGGCTCTGGCAGCCAAGGCAGGACTGCTCAGCCAACCTCGctaa